CGCAGCCGATCAGGTAGAACACTATGAACGGATAGCCAGCTACCATCAACTGGTGCGCCGTCCGCAGCTTCGCCCGCGACAGCTCGATCAGCACGTAGACAACCCACTCCACGAGGAACAGCATCTTCAGCTTCGTCGGCTTGAGGAATGTCCACATCGCAAGCATAGAACCATCCTTTCGGGGCAGGCACTCGAGAAGCCCGCCGTATGTTCTTCTCCAGCGGCCTTCAGAAGCTGTAGCTTCCTCTCCGTCGTAATGCCCAGACCGCAACAATGAAGGCAACAGCCGTGCTTACCAGCAGAATCGCGAGGTTTCCCCACACCTTCGCGGTAGACGCTTCGCCAGCCAAGGATAGACTCAGAGTGTCCACGACATAGTATGTGGGGATAAGCCGCACAAGGGTCTGCAGGATAGGTGGCAGACCCCGAGTCACAAAGAGCCAGCTCGGCAGCAGCAAAACCACCAGCGGGATAGTGCTCCAGGTATTCAACTGAAGCACATTCCTGAAGAAAGTGCCCAGTAGTAGCCCCACCGGCACGGTGAACAATGAACCCAGAAACAACGCGAGAAGAGTGATATCCCAGTTCCCCTTCCACCCGTTGTTGAGGCTCAGCACTACTCCTGTTATCGCCAGGCTGCATATCAGTCCTGTCAGGGCCTTGCCGACCACGATATCAGTCGGCCCTGCGGGTGACACCAGCAAGAACGACAGAGTACGTCTCTCCTTCTCTTCTACGAGCAACAGCGGTATTATCAGCATGCCGGTTGCCACCACAGAGAGCAGCACTATCACGATCAAGACGAGATCCCGATAGTTGCGCACCTGAGTCT
The sequence above is drawn from the Bacillota bacterium genome and encodes:
- a CDS encoding ABC transporter permease; this encodes MNIRAILAIMRKDLADAIRNQFLLAFLALPVGVALLLKLVLPSHSADLQQLTIVAYDPSHSRLVAALREVPNVRMLEVDSGSQLAESVRENGAAGGLAIPSGFDASVEARKEPELAAYINYEQDEVKRRAFQSLVQEQIMRLTPPPARIAWVDIGAPAEPQTQVRNYRDLVLIVIVLLSVVATGMLIIPLLLVEEKERRTLSFLLVSPAGPTDIVVGKALTGLICSLAITGVVLSLNNGWKGNWDITLLALFLGSLFTVPVGLLLGTFFRNVLQLNTWSTIPLVVLLLPSWLFVTRGLPPILQTLVRLIPTYYVVDTLSLSLAGEASTAKVWGNLAILLVSTAVAFIVAVWALRRRGSYSF